ATCCACGTATCCCCAAGCGCACTGACACAACAGCTTCTGGAGCTGTGGTCCCCTGCACAGCTGTCAGAGTGCCATGGGTACAGTGACCTTGCGTTATAATCCACACAGGCAGCTGCACACATCTGCACATCCCCTTACTGCAGGAGCTCATGGTCTTCAGCAAAATGGATCCAAACTTGTCAGTCAGAAACCACATGCTTATCAATCCGTGGAAAAGCTGCTCTTTAGACACCTTTTAGAAAATCCTAGGCACATGAGATTCAAGCCACATTGCggcagatctatgagcagaggcctgcgtacggccaaaggcacagtgagcagagcacacagaaacaggaacgcagctGTCGATACagatggaacgaagaggaacttGTCCAATATAAACAcggaacagaaaacagctttgcgaCGTAAAcgtggaacaagaaaacagcttaatgtgcttatcttagtgggaactgaataaggtgaCTGgcttagtgatctgaaatatgtgtctacttgcctagcaggtgcatggaaagttttagggCTTGGGTGTAAAAGCCAAGGCTCgagaagcaataaatgatttcGTGCGTATCACAGCCTGAGTCCGTGCCCTCATACACCACACCACATGACTCAAGGCCTGGGAGTGGCAATCTCAGGTGATGGTATTGCTGCTGTGAGCCGCTGTACCCACCCTGTCACCTTCCAGGGTTGGTGCTTACCATGAATATGTCTTTAGAAGAGACAACCCTTATTTCTGGGGCCTGAGGTTGTCCTGTGCCTGACAAGGCAGGCCAGAACCCTGGAATTGATGCTGTCAGGTGGGGTGTGGGGAGAGTGGAGACAAAGAATCCCACACACATGCCAGGGACCATGTCTGGTGCCCAAAACCAGATTTCCCACCACTCCAGACCCCACCTCTTCCAATGGTCACCAGTGCCCAGCTCCTGGCattgccccagctctgctctgccaccTGACTGCATGTAGGGCAGAAGGAGAACACACTTCCCAACACCAGGCTGTGACCTGACTCTTGTCCATTCTGTGGACACCACCATTCTGTGGTGATGGAGGGACCCTGGAACACTTGgttgttggagtgggagacggacccgaaGTAACGATGGAGTcccaatatgagtatgatcgttctcccactccaacatctggtagcagaggatggttcagcgcgactgagttctccgagactgcggtaagcagctagaggaggggagtgggaaacttcggctgggagacgtgctgcttgggcgcatcagcgggagcagacaacggcgtgaggtcgctcctcacctcccaggcgcagctatggaaacagaagctgcggccacgctactcgctgggatcctctctaagagagggattgaaacaccagcgaaactgttgctcaaactgattaagccggggcaggagatggggcaacaagtaacaaaagaagaaggggctatattaagacttctcctgcatatcctctctaagagaggggtgaaatacgatgagcgtatgctccgaaggttgttaacctggtgcagagagaacggatttgcaccagagccccagacagcttttaaaccagaaatatgggaggctgttgggaaaaaactgtgagaagtgataagtaaaggagacaaagaggcatcaccgttagcgacgacatggtggttggtgttatcgaccttacaagatatgaacgcagagcgagccacagcagccggggcttttgcagcgttacaatccatgggagggggatcgaacaggccaggtccgaaggtctgggatgatcccctgctgatcccctctgctccacctgaggctgatggaggaggcagaatgtcagcagagacggacagagccggagctgtttgctcctgacattgcccgcctcaccccctcccctccccagtcgtctccctgagataaaagtgctggttttgtatgtctgctgtgtaagtgtgtgtgggcgccagcttgtacctgctgatcagcatgtgtgctactgtttgctttttgttgtgtgcagtgtcgttaggtgactccacttgagcaggtgttctgcccggtgtggtactgttctcgtatgcatctagggctgacactccgtcaagtgaagaagtttgtatatacacagtgtttagacgtaaggcgagcgcaccccaagtagatacaccaggatgggctgtagaaccgatggaagtcctgaaatattgggggagttttcatgagccgacacgtttacactctcgggaacggctcgcccgtgcagggcgtatcgctggttgtttgttgtttgttatgGTCATGGTTGTCATGGttgtcatggttgattgggaaaaggagttgagccaaaatctataggatgctctgtatgaaaatgagaaacttaaggaaaaatgagaaactgagctcttgttgcaaaggcagacttttatgtcagtcgtaagtgatggggaaaaaaaaaaaaaaaaaaaagaagaaaaagaaaaaaagaaaagaaaaaaagaaaagaaaaaaagaaaaaaaaatgaaaaaaagaaaaaaaaaagaaaaaaaaaagaaaaaaaaaaaagagggaaaaaaaaaaaaaaagaaaccaaacaggaacaattagatgggaaatgtgccaggttagcacaaaagtatgccataagcattatgagaaagcatcagaaaaagagaaataggacacctgattcaaagtagtaccatagagatatgtttttggttttttcctatatgtgtatatgttattgcatgccttagtagattgctctgtgttataccctgcgagactaaaatgaacccagcagaagtggtctcttgagcaagggggtggaatatgggaaagcaacggaaaatcggcgaggaggactgtaaatacacgcaagggactcgcacctgggtgctggaaaacacagatatcacaccaattgttattcagtctcgggtgcttgcaagaaaaacatttggatgacataagcctgtaatggactcacagacaccttatctagctgcttgagaatcttggcctgttgtggaagaagatcaaagcacagtaccagcaagaacagggagtccgcatgcgctcttgctaacgaggactcttttgctgccaaggatttgtgataacaaggactctcttgctgccaaggataagtttaacaatgctactagtaccgctatttctgagttattgctagatgtagatagtattcgatatgcgatgttgcaaaacagaactgctactgagtttttgctttcagctcacagacatggttgtcaagattttaaaggactgtattgtatgaatctaagtgaccactccaaatccatccatgcccagttgcaggaactgcaccgaccgaaccagcaacttgtggagaccactgggtgaaatctctttgctggatggacttgggggtggggttggttgaagcaaattatactcatcgcctgtgtggaaggaatttgtctgttatgtttagtatgctgtttgctgtgtttaataagcattatacgatcagctgtaaatgccgctttgcatcgtacccttgaacaagttgtagaatatgttgctctaaaaactatgtgtgtatccatgagaacctgaccttcacagaaaaagataacaagaagggattacaacaatgtagacacgtatcagacagctgctgttagcaaagctggatcatgagtttggtgagactcgctgcatacactggccacgtgtgcagcgactctagcctgtacttttctactcgatccagtgcaggagagtctggtgggactcgctgcgtgcactggccatgcatgcagcgactctagcctgtacttctccactcaatccagtgcaggatataaggaggctgtcttgggtcagagagggggagagagacatgagcacactttgaagacacaggggatgcccggaagcactgtgtctgcccccgccccccccccataaattctatgttcattaaccccaacagctcagaaggcatcacagcatgttgaaagataagatatagtctactactgctgcaagacgcattgaacaccttcctacaagaatttcaactttatgtcctgataggacagtgggatgatgcactcgcaaagagcctgactgcattagagtgggtatttttgccacataccttttcaaaaccagtaactatgatgatcgaaatgttaccacgattgtttttccagggtcgcttgtgctgtcagcaaccacaatgtatttcaaatattacaaaaggatttctcgtgggtaaatccaaagaaattggctttctgggctaaatttaggaatctgggtatttattgccttagcagggttctttttgattctgtttttaattgtgtttagtatataaccggctaagagcgtcacaacgagtagaagcacaagccgtggcgaccttgttaataaatggtctggtgttaaacaaaaaagggggagatgtggcagatctacgagcagaggcctgcatacggccaaagacacagtgagcagagcacacagtaaccacagagccaagagaacagttcataccttcactccatcctgtgacgaccatataacatttttgaatctcggacaaagaatagggctaagtattcttccttcgctaggaacagcaatggcattaaatacattgaataagatagggtgttgggcaagtaaacagataaaccttacaactgaaatcatatctagcttgcttactgatgctgatagcattcggcatgctatgttgcaaaatcgagcggctattgaatttttgctgttagctcagggtcatggatgtgaagattttgaaggtatgtgttgtatgaacctttctgaccactaatcatccattcataagcagttacgggatctgaaggataacatgtccaaattaaaagccgttaaaaacggtttcgatgattggttaagctcatggggtataaggggatggttatcagacttactaaaacaagggctcatgctattgttggttatattattattgattatggtagcctcatgtgttctccgcaaagtgactgacatgctAGAAAATGCCacgcataaggtctggctggctcaagaagaaaaagggggtattgtaggaatgtgtctgagagaaaatggtcatgtgagccagcctccctactatgagagattagattaagagcaaaacaggtggtagaagatggaattagtacatgggaaaaatgggaactgagaaggtagaaaacatgttgtgctaatgactaagtaatttactatgtgaattcttgtaaccaatctgatctgtgaatgaactgcatggacagtgcgtgaacagagactgtaagccaatcatatagctgccgctagcgcgtgctcttattgcctgtctatatatactctgtgaaaacttgaataaagggagaacgatcatactcatattgagactccatcgttactccaggtccgtctcccactccaacacttGGTCACCGGGCAGGGAGCCCAGCAGgctttcccagctctgcccagtACATGGCTACAAACAGCAGGGACAGTCCAGACTCCTGGACAAAGGGACTGCATCAGGGCCACCACCCCAAAGACCTTCTTCCTCCCACCGATGCTGGGTAGAggggtggcagcgggggctgTGGTGTGGCCCCAGGCCTACGTGTCACGGTATTACCCCCAGCAACACAGCCCCAGTGTCCCAGGGCAGTGTGAAAGGGGAGTCCTCCCGTGCCCAACTGTCATGTTAAAGCCTGTCTGAGCAAGGAAAAGGGCAACCTTCTCTAGGAAGTGCCCCAGGATGCCATGATGGGGTTGGTGAGAgacagctctttgggaagctgttccttcaggaggaggaagagagcttTGCCACAGTGGAGAAAGACCTTTTTGGCCTGGAGAACTGAAGAAAACCACCATTGAGAATACAGGCAGTATGGGACCCAGGGAGgcctctttatcaaggagtgcaGGACAATGGGCCTGGCAAAGCAAAGAGATGCTACTCTTCAGCGTGCTTGTGTCAGGAGGAAGATGTGGCAGCCCCAAAGCAATtgtggtcatagaatcatagaatcatagaatcgtcatggttggaaaggacctttgagatcatcgagtccaaccaaacaacctacaatctctgccactagagcatgccctgaagtgccacatctagatgtttcttaaactaGTCCTGAGCAGCTGGCCTCCACCTCCACCAGGATGGCTCTGCAGGACACTGACCACCCCCATGTCAGCCTTACTAATGTCCCTGTGCAGAAAAGCAACCCCTGCAATGCTCTGGCTCAGCACCTTCTGCCCATGTCGCTTCTCTGCCATTCAACAGCCTCCCCTCCTTGCGTACTTATGGACCCTTGGTTTTAGTGACCGCTAGGGTTATGGGCCCCTGGGGTTAATACCACAAAGGGTTATGGGCCCCTAGGCCTATGGGCCCTCATGGTTAGTGTCCCCTAGAGTTAGAACCATGTTGGCTTAATGACCCTTAGGTTTATTGGCCTGTATGGCTATATGCTCCCATGATTATGGTCCCCTTAGGTTAGCCTCCCCCTAGGGAAAGTACCCCCAGGTGTTATGGGCCCCTAGTTATCGATGCAAGCCTTAGGGTTATGGCCCTCTTAGGTTATGGGTCCCTCTGGTTAGCAGCCCCTAGGTTGATAGCGCTACAAGGGTTATGGGACTTGAGGCTTAGGGACCCTAGCTCCTTTGAAGCTCCTGGGGTCTATGGGAACCTGGAGGCCTCTGAGGCACACAGGAAGGCACTCAGAGAGGTCTGAGCTGCACAGAAAGTCACCCAGAGGTGACTGGGCTATGCAGAAACATAGTCAGTGGCCCCTTGGGCACACAGAAATGTGGTTGGAGGATTCATAATTGTAGGGGCTGAGAACCTCAGAGGCTCATACTTATAGGAGTCAATAACTCTAGGGCCTGTAACCATAGGGACCCGTAATCGCAAAAAATGGTAATCATAGGGGCCCAGAAATCTAGGATGTGCTCTTCTTTAGTGACACTCCTGCTCCCCAGAGAGTCTTTTTGCAGGTAAAAACGAAACCATGTTTCTGGATCCCCTCTTCTGTGCAGGACCCCAAGTTGGCAATGGTGCTCAGCAGAGTGAATGGGGTTGCGGTCCAATTCTCTCCCCTGCTCCAGGTCCAGAGTTGCATTTCTCTGGGACTGTGGGGTGACTCCACACTGGTCATGTTGGTCAGGGAGGGAAGTGGACCTAGCCAGATAGAGCCACTGCCTATTATCGCTCATTTTTAGGTGTCTGTGGCCATGAAACATGCTCTGAGGAATCATGAGGCATTTCCAATGGCATGAGATGCACTCAGGTATGCTGCTAGATCCAGCCTAAGGTGTTTAACTGAAAATGGTATGAATTGGTCTCCATTCTGCATTCCCAGGGAGTGCTAGGACTCTGTGCTTGTCACCCTGAGCTCATGGAGAACCCAAGGAAAGCAGCGGGTCCTTTAGGGTGCAATGCTTTGAAGCATGTTCTTGCCAGCAGTGTTGTAAGAAAAGCTAAGGCTTCAGGCACTACGCTGAAACCCAGTTACTGTGGAGATGCTGTAATAGGGAGGGCAGAAGAGGCCAGGCTTTCTTTAGCATTGGTAGGACATGTGTGTAGTCACGGGAGCACTCATGCAGGCACCTCAGTGCCAGCACCAGCTTACAAGGGCAGTTAGACCATATACATGAGAAGGGCACAACAGGACAGCAAAGAAGTGAAAAGAGATCATTTCTGAAGAGACCAGGTTTCAGCGAACGCAGGCCCAGGAAAGCAGGAGTCCTGACTGCAGCAAGGAGATGACTGCCATGGCTGTGAAAGCAACGCAGTGGCTGGAACAGGGGCTGCCCCTGCATGATGTGTCTGGACCTAGAACAAGCCTAGCAGAGCAGCTGAGATAAGCACTGAGCTGTCCCTGGATTTCATCTGCCAACTTAGTCATTGCCCCCTGGAAAGATCCCAGCTGCAAAGGAGTAGGGATGCAATAAAGACAGCATGGGAATGAGAGCATGAAGTGAAAAAACAAGCAATACTGCCTGCTCCTACAGACACAACTGATTTCTACAGTGTGAGGGTTGTGGAAAGGGGTACCTGCTCCTTTAAGGGTATCTGGTCAAGGACATTTTCAATGCAAAAATGAAtaataagaaaaggaggaagctaTAAACAAGAACATAAAGAGATACGGACTAGACGAAGAAACCGTAAGGGAGGGAGTGATGAGAAAGAATGTCGTCAGTCACGCTAATTGATACATTCAGCGAAATTATCTAAGAAAGAAAGAACTTTGTCACATGTGATACTAAGGAAAAGGATGCAGCCGTAAACAAATTAGACAGAGAAACAAACCTGACAGTTAAACATAATGAGGAAAAAGATACATAAGAAATCTTGTCAGTCACACTAATTGATGGGCTATCAAGAAATTGCAGGCAAACATGGAGTTTGCAACCCATAAAGATTCAAACCTGAGGGTGCAGGATGTTGGAGGTGGTTGGTGGGACTGTGCAAACTGAGGAGGGAATGTGCAGGGGCAGGAAACTGAGGGGGAACAAAGGAGAAATAGACAGAAACAGGTGTAAATGAGTGTTGTAAGTTGCGTGTAGAATGGAACCGATCAGTATGCTTGTGtggccatgaggacaggctgagagagctgggggggttcagcctggagaagagaaggctccggggagaccttagagccccctccagcccctaaaagggctccagggaagctggggagggactctggatcagggaggggagccataggatgtaGGGGGAAGGGGGAcagttttacactgcaagaggggagatttagatgagaaatcaggaaaaaattctttgctgtgagggcggtgagaccccggcccaggttgcccagagaagctgtggctgccccatccctggaggtggctggatgggactttgaacaacctggtctggtgggaggtgtccctgcccatggcagggaggttggaactaggtgatctttaaggtcccttctaaccattctatgattctatgattctatgaccaagGCCTCCACCTGATCATTGCAGTCTGTCCTATTTTCTTATTACATCTCTTCTTAACTATCTGTCTGCGTAATCTCACCCTCTGACCCATGTGTGGGGGTGCTGCAAGGACTGAGTGTCACCTACTGGGGGACCAGCATGAGTGGACTGGGTGCCAGTTACTGGCATCAGACCAGGGGTGTAGGCACCCCCAGCCTGTGGTGTCAGCTACTGGTGTGAGTAGGGGTCTCGGCCACCAGCTGATGGGGCAGGAACCCAAAAAACATCTACTGGGGGTGACTGGGGTGAGGGAGGTGAGGGGGGACTCCAAGCTGGTGGCTGGCCACAGCCCATGTGCCTGGTGCTACCTGCTGTGGGGGGGGGTGAGTGTCTATATCTTCCCCGAGCCAGCCATGCGTGGGGTGTGCATGTGTATTCACCAGCAAGCTTCAGGTTGGACCAGGTGGTGCGTAGAAGGACCTGGGTCTTCACAGGAGGAGGaactcctttcctgtgagggtgtcagagccctggcacaggctgcccagggaggtggtggggtctccgtctctggagacgttccaaacccgcctggacgcgttcctgtgccacctgctctgggtgaccctgctgtggcagggggttggactacatgatctccagaggtcccttccaaccccaccattctgtgattctgtgattctgtatcagGCGGACAGAGGGTCCGTGCTGGTCCCCAGGAGGACCCGTGAGTGTGGAGAACCTCTGGGAGCAGTGCGTGAGCATTTCCTCTTTGCGGCAAGCATCAAGCTGGACCAGTCAGTGAGTAGGGGACCCATGGGGCAGGTAAGAAGGTTAGAGGAGGGGTACTGGGCGGCAGACCAgccgtgctgctgctcaggggacctgcaagagtgtgtgtgtgtgcaggactccagcagccaggcaggagggagtCTTGGGTCCAAAGCTGTGGCAAGTGACAGCCACTCTTAACATCCCTTAACATATAGGACAGGTTGCTCTTTTATAGCTCCATGCTTTAAGttgcatttatttgaaaagtacAGTTTAGAGGTAGTTACACGGATTGCGAAACTTGAATTTTCCCTAACATTCTGCCCAAAGCCGTTTTCACATCATTATTTTTCAGGCTGTAGATGATGGGGTTTAGCATGGGGGTTAAAATGCTGTACTGGATGGAAAACAGTTGATCTAGAACGAATGACGAGACTGAACTGGGTTTTGTGTACTGGAACAGAGCAGTTGCGTATAGCAAAACCACTATGATGAGATGGGAGCTGCAAGTGGAGAAAGCTTTGTGCCTCCCCTTTGCAGACTGTATCTTCAGGACAGTAGAGATGATGTAGATATAGGAGATGAGAGTGAGCAGAAAGGAGCTTGACCCAAAGATCGCAGCAGAAGACAGAAGAACAAGTTTATTGAGGAAGGTCCCACCGCAAGCTGCAGCTAAGAGAGGGGGCAACTCACAGCTGAAGTGCTTAATTTCTGTGTACTCGCAGAATTGAACGTTTAGCATTGGCAGTGTGTTTATGATGGAGTGTAAGACCCCCATTGCCCACGCGCCCCCCACCAGCTGGCTACAGACAAGTCTGTTCATAACTTCTTGGTAGTGCAgtggtttgcagatggcaacgtatcGGTCGTATGCCATTGCTGAGAGCATGAAAATTTCACTCCCAGCTGAGAGAAGGATTAAGGACATCTGGATAATACAGGTACTGAATTCAATGGTTTTCTGCTTCACTAGGAAATTCACCAGCATATAAGGAACAATGGTGGTGGCATAACAGATGTCTGTGAGGGCtaagtgaaaaaggaagaagtacATAGGGGAGTGAAGGTGGGTATCAGTACTTATAACAATCATGATCACCATATTTCCAAACAGAGTGAtgaaataaataactgaaaacacAAAGAAGAGGAAGCTTTGAAGGTGTGGGTCACTTGTAAGTCCCAAGAGAACAAACTCACTTGCACTTGTTTGGTTTTCCATTCACAGTACCATACCtgtaagaggaggaaaaaacatcaTGTCGGCAAGTGGCATGGGGACGTACTGAAGTTGCAGTAGCTGACTCCCAGGTACCAGAGACAGGCAAGCAACCAGCCTTGTGCAGCATTCGAAGTCAGGAGCAAGGGCTGGGGTGCAGTCAATTTCAGTCCTAGCTGAGAAGCAGGTTTTGCAACAAAGCAAATGCTGCGGAGACAGCATTAGATGTGAGCTGTGCTCCCCACAGAGCCCAAcaggcatctcctcctcctccttcatctccTCTTACAAATGCCTTTCAAACTCCACACAAGGGGGAGGCCTGGGAAAGAAGTCCTTACAATCCTCTGACTTctctaaaataccttttttcctgaCAAACAGGCTTAAGTCCCAGAAGTGCCCATCACCAAACATGGGAGGATGACAGCAATTCTGCCAGGACTGGTCTGTCCCTCTGCACTTATGACCTTAACCTTGAACTAGATGCCTGGTGCCAGGTTGCCCCAGTTGTTAGGAAGTCTCTTCTGTGTGTTTCTGGTTTGGCTCAGGACCAAAATGTGATATATCCACAGGCTGTGACTGCAGAACACCCCCACAGGCTCCGTGTTCTGGACATATAGACACAAACGTGTTTAAGGTCTCCGCTCTAAGCCAGGGATAAGTGGAATTTTGGGGAATTACACATTCCGATGTTTACTGACAGCAGGTTGACCACATAACAGATAATTGTATTGTAAAGCAGAGAACTTCCAAGGAATATTTCCCACACACATACACTTTCCTAGAAAAAGTTTCCTGTTACACTCTCCAATACATGAGTGGGGATTAATCAGGAAAAGTAGTAGTCCAAAATATAATATTTTCCTC
The sequence above is drawn from the Rissa tridactyla isolate bRisTri1 chromosome 9, bRisTri1.patW.cur.20221130, whole genome shotgun sequence genome and encodes:
- the LOC128914948 gene encoding olfactory receptor 5V1-like: MENQTSASEFVLLGLTSDPHLQSFLFFVFSVIYFITLFGNMVIMIVISTDTHLHSPMYFFLFHLALTDICYATTIVPYMLVNFLVKQKTIEFSTCIIQMSLILLSAGSEIFMLSAMAYDRYVAICKPLHYQEVMNRLVCSQLVGGAWAMGVLHSIINTLPMLNVQFCEYTEIKHFSCELPPLLAAACGGTFLNKLVLLSSAAIFGSSSFLLTLISYIYIISTVLKIQSAKGRHKAFSTCSSHLIIVVLLYATALFQYTKPSSVSSFVLDQLFSIQYSILTPMLNPIIYSLKNNDVKTALGRMLGKIQVSQSV